GACCGCGGCTCTGCGGTCTCGCGTGGACGCCGAGGCTCGCGGGCTGTCTCGTATCCGTGCCACCGCACACCGACTGGGGCACACCGTGATTCAGGTCGACAGCGACGGCTCGCACGCGGTGTACCAGGTCGGGGGGCGACGGTTGGTGCTGCCCACACCGGTGCCGGACATGATCGTTCAGCAGGTAATCGAGGACATGGAGCGTGGTGCGGTATGAGCGAGGTGATCAGGTGCCTGGCGCAGCGGCGGGCGCGGATTTGGACGGTGGCTCTCACCGAGTTCGGGGTGTACGCCCACGGCAGGACGTTGGCGGTGTTGCAGGAGAATCTGGTGGGGGCGTTCACCCTCGCTGGGGTGCCGTTTTCTGGGGTCGAGGTCGTCGCGGATACCCCAGGGTTGGAGGCGATGCGGGCCGCTCACAGCACGTATGAGGCGGCGTTGGAGGAGGCGGTGGCGGAGTTGGCGGTGCGGCGGACGCCGCTGCGGGACATGGCGGCGGCGACCGGGGTGTCTATGGCTGAGGTAAAGCGGGTTCTCGCCGCGAGGGCGGAGAGCGCAGAGGAATCTGCTGAGTTTCCCCAAACGCTGGAGGGTTCCAGCGAAGGCGGCTAGTGTACGTGGTGTGTTCCCTGCGCACGCGGGGATGGACCGGTGACCTTGCGGCCGTTGGCCAGGCCGGTGACGTGAGCCCCGCGCACGCGGGGATGGTCCCAGGTCGTAGGCGATGTTGTAGACCGACTCGCTCTACTCCCCCGCGCACGCAGGGGTGGTTCACTCCCAGATTCACAACCCAGCAGGCCCCTGCCACTGTGGGGGTCTACTTATGTCCGCCCTCGGCCACAGCAACCCCCTCTGCCCTACATCCCAGCCATAATCCTCTCCATGGAGTACGGGGACGCAGACAGCTACGGCATCTACGGGCAACTCACCACCGGAAATGACGGCGGCCTGATCTGTCACGAATGCGGCCAGGAGCGGGCGTTCCTCGGGCGCCACGTGCGTGTCCACGGGCTCACCGCAGCCACCTACAGGGAGCGGCACGGGCTCGGGCGGTCCACACCGCTCGCTTCCGAGGATTTGCGCGGACGCCTCGGGGAGAAAGCTACCGCCCGTGTGGGCTCCCCCGCCTGGGGCCGGTTCGAGGCCGCACGCGACACCGACGCGGCAAGACAGGAGTCCGTGCGGGTGTGGCGCGAGGAGCCCCCGCGGCCGCAGACCCGTCACGCTCGCGCGGCCAAGGCCGTGTCCGTGTCTCGGTCCCGCAAACCTCGTTGGTGTGGTGTAGACGGGTGTGGGCGTAGGCACGTAGCGGATGGGTTGTGTCGCACTCACTACGAGCGGCGTAAACGCAAGGGAGATGTGCAGGCGGACATCCCGGTGAGGGCACGCAAGGGCGGACCGCAGCGGAGCTGACGCCAGATGCGAAATCCACAGCGGATGTGGAAGCGACCACGACATCGACGGGACGGTCGAGCAGGCAGTGGCTTCCCTGGGCGTGACCGCGGGTGAGGGCGCCCGAGCCCAGAGGGCGAACTCCTCAAGCGCCGTGGTCAGGGTATACAGGTCAACGACACTCGTAGGTCCGCGGAGAGGTTCGGGGGCGGAAACCCGCTGAGGCGACACGGCAGCGCTCGGTGAATCAGTACCGCTTCTATGGTCGCTCTGGCCTCAGTGCTGGCCAAGCTGATTGCTCGCCTGAGCGAGAACGCCGATACCGGCTGAGGCCAGGTCGCAGGCGTGTGTCGGGCTGCGACCTGGCCTACGGCGGCTGGTAGCCGCTCACAGGTGGGTGCGGTGTTTCTCGGCGCGGGTAATGACCACGGCGGTGGACATGCTGGGGTGGTGCACCGCGCAGCACGCGCCCACCGACACGGCCAACTCGTCAGCGGCCACCGCAGTCGATGGCCACAGAACGGTGCTGATGACGACCGCCCGGCGGGAAGAACGCGCCGACGAAACTTCCCTCGCCCGCAGGGCTGGCGGGCTAGACTCGCGGGCAACGGCCAGCCCCCTGGCCTCCCCGTGTGGCGTGCCTGCGGGAACAGAGCATTACCACCGGCGCATCGGCGCCGGTGAAGGACACCCCGGGCCCCTTCCGGGAGGTGTCGTGGCGGCCCCGCCTCCGGGGCCGAGGATTGCAACGCACCCTGCGCACCAGGGGCGGCGGGCCGGTGTGCCCGCCGCCCGGCAACGGACTCCTCGGCCGAAAGGGAACGCCCATGGCACCAGCAGAAGAACAGCACGTCCGAACCGCGTTGACCAAACGCGCCGGGGACGGGCGCACCGTGCGGGTGGACGTCGTCCACACCGTCCGCCACAGCGACCTGGGCCGCCAGGATGAGGCGTTCCTCGTCGCCTACCTGGACGGAGACAAGTTGGGAAGCTTCTACGGGCTCTCCTACCCCAAGAACCTGCCTGCGGGGGCGACGGCTTCGCTGGGCAGGGCTGCGTTCAGCGCGGTTGAGGCCGAACAGATCGAGTCCGTGCT
This DNA window, taken from Nocardiopsis exhalans, encodes the following:
- a CDS encoding MucR family transcriptional regulator, coding for MEYGDADSYGIYGQLTTGNDGGLICHECGQERAFLGRHVRVHGLTAATYRERHGLGRSTPLASEDLRGRLGEKATARVGSPAWGRFEAARDTDAARQESVRVWREEPPRPQTRHARAAKAVSVSRSRKPRWCGVDGCGRRHVADGLCRTHYERRKRKGDVQADIPVRARKGGPQRS